The following proteins are encoded in a genomic region of Candidatus Zymogenaceae bacterium:
- a CDS encoding DUF4238 domain-containing protein, whose translation MSNTKKKHHYVPVFYLEYFIDPYKGKDTLWVYDKEKEEIRKSTPLNEGYRKYYHAITLPDGTRDTNTLEDEFSVIESETKKFFNKICSTKELKKIRITDKERKIFSRFLGLTAVRTPHFRSGLEESCYEHMNMTNRIVAQDEKKYDKFKKSFEDDFGEIEGFPSFKEFKEFVVSGHELSLKSEDSLILGLKKAGYYSALFYMMNWTFIEANSEKFFTSDSPLFYKVPDRNSWSLDPERLKSQNVIATFPMTPSIAYRGELKGIAHFKTSNKVTRDLNFGTMVNTERFVYSSIKSERLLKYIVKHKGKRIKMYWPIECYELR comes from the coding sequence ATGAGCAACACGAAAAAGAAGCATCATTACGTACCAGTATTCTATTTAGAATACTTTATTGACCCATACAAGGGTAAGGATACGTTGTGGGTCTATGATAAGGAAAAAGAGGAAATAAGAAAATCTACACCACTAAATGAAGGATATAGAAAATATTATCATGCTATAACTTTACCTGATGGCACACGCGATACGAATACACTTGAAGATGAGTTTAGTGTTATTGAGAGTGAAACAAAAAAGTTTTTTAACAAAATCTGTAGCACAAAAGAACTAAAAAAAATCAGAATTACTGATAAGGAAAGAAAAATATTTTCACGATTTCTTGGTTTAACTGCAGTTAGAACACCGCATTTTAGATCAGGGCTCGAAGAGAGTTGTTATGAACATATGAACATGACTAACCGTATAGTTGCTCAAGATGAAAAAAAATATGATAAGTTTAAAAAAAGTTTTGAGGATGATTTCGGTGAAATAGAGGGATTTCCTTCTTTTAAAGAATTCAAAGAATTTGTTGTAAGTGGTCATGAATTATCTCTCAAGAGTGAGGATAGCTTGATATTGGGTTTAAAAAAGGCAGGTTATTACTCAGCACTATTTTATATGATGAATTGGACTTTTATTGAGGCGAATAGTGAGAAATTCTTTACTTCAGATAGTCCGTTATTTTATAAAGTTCCTGATAGAAATAGTTGGTCCCTTGATCCTGAAAGATTGAAAAGTCAGAATGTGATAGCTACATTTCCTATGACGCCCAGTATTGCATATAGAGGTGAGTTAAAAGGAATTGCTCACTTCAAAACAAGCAACAAGGTTACAAGAGATCTCAATTTTGGGACAATGGTAAATACAGAAAGGTTTGTATATTCATCGATTAAATCAGAGAGATTACTGAAATATATTGTCAAACACAAAGGAAAGAGAATTAAGATGTATTGGCCTATTGAATGCTATGAATTGCGGTAG
- a CDS encoding rubrerythrin family protein — protein MDEKIKDGMFQAYIGEAKAVLRLRLFAEKAREEGYDQMAKLFEVIAFSETIHGARVLKYLKEIKSTEENLQESFESETKVAGVAYDNLIQLASKVEDKRALTIFSQSRDVEEVHAKLYKEAMGHLMEEEETTYYVCTVCGYVSDGVLPEKCPVCGVPKEKFNEFA, from the coding sequence ATGGACGAGAAAATAAAAGATGGGATGTTCCAGGCGTACATCGGTGAGGCGAAGGCGGTTTTGAGGCTTCGTCTCTTCGCCGAAAAGGCGAGAGAGGAGGGTTACGACCAGATGGCGAAGCTCTTTGAGGTGATCGCCTTTTCCGAGACCATCCACGGCGCCCGGGTGCTGAAGTATCTGAAAGAGATCAAGAGCACCGAGGAGAACCTGCAGGAGAGCTTCGAATCAGAAACCAAGGTGGCGGGAGTTGCCTACGACAACCTGATACAGCTGGCATCAAAAGTGGAGGACAAGCGTGCGTTGACGATCTTTTCCCAGTCCCGGGACGTGGAGGAGGTGCACGCCAAGCTCTACAAGGAGGCCATGGGGCACCTGATGGAGGAGGAGGAGACCACCTACTACGTCTGCACCGTCTGCGGCTACGTTTCGGACGGCGTCCTGCCGGAGAAGTGTCCGGTGTGCGGGGTGCCCAAGGAGAAGTTCAACGAATTTGCGTAG
- a CDS encoding mechanosensitive ion channel family protein, producing MLFQNILNDVTGFFTILPWLPPALFIVGGLVLGIIFEKIILKKINKFVSRTDWEVDDFLVQSLKGVTVLFFVVGGIYGALAYFDLPEKTSIIANKALLVILILAITIVAARIAVGLTQFYSNRIKGEFPSSSILTYVIYGIVIIIGVLIILQSLGISIAPLLTALGVGGLAAALALQDTLSNVFAGIQIIISGQIKPGDYIELSGGEAGYITDISWRYTVIRAISNNMIIVPNSKLSTSIITNYHKPQQEMSVLMPVGVAYDSDLEHVERVAIEVAREVMKEVEGGVPEYEPLVRYNEFGDSSINFNIVMRTQEYTNQYLLRHEFAKRLHRRFNQEGIEIPFPIRTIYMAEDKDDTSK from the coding sequence ATGCTGTTTCAAAACATCCTCAACGACGTGACCGGTTTTTTTACCATACTCCCCTGGCTTCCCCCCGCTCTGTTTATTGTGGGAGGGCTTGTTTTGGGGATCATTTTCGAAAAAATCATCCTCAAAAAGATAAACAAATTCGTCAGCAGGACCGATTGGGAGGTCGATGACTTTCTCGTCCAGTCACTGAAGGGCGTGACCGTCCTCTTCTTCGTGGTGGGCGGCATTTACGGCGCCCTGGCGTACTTCGACCTCCCGGAGAAAACAAGCATCATCGCAAACAAGGCGCTTCTGGTCATTCTCATCCTGGCGATCACGATCGTCGCGGCCCGGATTGCCGTCGGTCTGACCCAGTTTTACAGCAACCGCATCAAGGGGGAGTTTCCCTCGTCTTCGATACTGACGTATGTCATTTACGGGATTGTGATCATCATCGGGGTGCTCATCATCCTTCAATCCCTGGGTATCTCCATCGCGCCGCTCCTCACCGCCCTGGGCGTCGGCGGCCTGGCGGCGGCCCTTGCGCTGCAGGATACGCTCTCCAACGTATTCGCCGGGATACAGATTATCATCTCCGGCCAGATCAAGCCCGGGGACTACATCGAGCTCTCCGGCGGCGAGGCGGGATACATCACCGATATCTCCTGGCGTTACACCGTTATCCGGGCCATCTCCAACAACATGATCATCGTGCCCAACTCCAAGCTCTCCACATCGATTATCACGAACTACCACAAGCCCCAGCAGGAGATGTCCGTGCTCATGCCGGTGGGTGTTGCGTATGACAGTGACCTGGAGCATGTTGAGCGGGTGGCCATCGAGGTGGCCCGGGAGGTGATGAAAGAGGTAGAAGGGGGGGTGCCGGAGTACGAACCCCTGGTGCGCTACAACGAATTCGGCGATTCTTCCATCAACTTCAACATTGTGATGCGCACTCAAGAGTACACCAACCAATACCTGCTCCGACACGAGTTCGCAAAGCGGCTCCACCGCCGGTTCAACCAGGAAGGCATCGAGATACCGTTCCCCATCAGGACCATCTACATGGCGGAAGACAAAGATGACACCTCGAAGTAG
- a CDS encoding M23 family metallopeptidase, translating to MTPRSRHRLSVLIGLGAAVVFFSFASAQQTPPLETWGSVQGVTLTAPFSDMETRELLDISLGAMPRDLVRDGLPWFGAVRDDFLGKPRSHRGLDFYGEGMEIRAMADGRIIANSTTKTAGYYVKIDHGSGVKTIYIHLDEPYDGPDTIKRGDVLGITGTSGNAVSPQLHLGVSVDDVYIDPIDILYESSGEEARETIDYYRSLMSAKEAARDRLVAAFLSDDETTRTAEYEEALFILSIIAHDRNISLWLENADPPTDR from the coding sequence ATGACACCTCGAAGTAGACATCGGCTTTCGGTGCTCATTGGGCTGGGAGCAGCGGTGGTGTTCTTTTCTTTCGCATCCGCCCAACAGACACCTCCTCTCGAAACCTGGGGAAGCGTACAGGGAGTCACCCTCACCGCACCGTTTTCGGATATGGAAACGCGCGAGCTCCTTGACATTTCCCTGGGCGCCATGCCCCGGGACCTGGTACGGGACGGTCTTCCCTGGTTCGGGGCGGTCAGGGATGATTTTCTGGGAAAGCCGAGAAGCCACCGGGGGCTGGACTTTTACGGGGAGGGAATGGAAATCCGCGCCATGGCCGACGGCCGGATCATCGCCAACAGCACGACCAAGACGGCGGGGTACTACGTGAAGATCGACCACGGCTCCGGTGTCAAGACCATCTATATCCACCTGGATGAACCGTACGACGGCCCGGACACGATCAAGCGGGGAGACGTCCTGGGCATAACCGGCACGAGCGGAAACGCCGTCTCGCCGCAGCTTCACCTGGGCGTCTCCGTCGACGACGTCTACATCGATCCCATCGACATCCTGTATGAATCGTCGGGCGAGGAGGCGAGGGAGACGATCGATTATTACCGATCCCTCATGAGCGCCAAGGAGGCGGCCCGCGATCGGCTGGTGGCGGCCTTTTTAAGCGATGATGAGACGACGCGGACGGCCGAATATGAAGAGGCGTTATTCATCCTCTCGATCATCGCCCACGACCGAAACATCTCTCTCTGGCTGGAGAATGCGGATCCGCCCACCGATCGATGA
- a CDS encoding SpoIIE family protein phosphatase has translation MNLDDVDIFTRQGAVSASLIPGARRVIPGGSYNGHVGDAVFVDLVAGVLAVADGPDKNPTASSRFLKRFIAEVIDVCCAGDARIAVGDRFDDIVTRTNELVKKSDYHDSTTFSALIFGSDGQTILLHTGDSLVYALSSDTGEVTQLSHTNHFLIGRSPHLFQTELISLDDRSIVVLSTDGITDLARSHGLNTADFITRHVALPQDIGCPHRISARIVALVESAHSRFDDIGLVVARPAMMNTEDVNRNEGRALLMDRILSKRAG, from the coding sequence ATGAATCTTGATGATGTTGACATATTTACACGACAGGGGGCGGTTTCCGCTTCGCTGATCCCCGGCGCACGCCGTGTCATCCCCGGGGGATCGTACAACGGGCACGTGGGTGATGCCGTCTTCGTGGACCTGGTCGCGGGCGTGCTTGCGGTGGCCGATGGTCCGGACAAGAATCCCACCGCGTCGTCCCGGTTTTTGAAGCGCTTCATCGCGGAAGTAATAGATGTATGCTGTGCGGGAGACGCGCGGATCGCTGTCGGGGATCGGTTTGACGACATCGTCACCAGGACGAACGAGCTGGTCAAGAAATCCGACTATCACGACAGCACCACATTTTCGGCGCTGATCTTCGGCTCCGACGGGCAGACGATACTCCTTCACACCGGCGACAGCCTCGTATACGCCCTCTCGTCGGACACCGGCGAGGTGACGCAGCTTTCCCACACCAACCATTTTCTTATCGGCAGATCGCCGCATCTTTTTCAAACGGAGCTGATATCCCTCGATGATCGGAGTATCGTTGTGCTTTCCACCGACGGGATCACCGATCTCGCCCGATCCCACGGGCTGAACACCGCGGATTTCATTACCCGACATGTGGCCCTCCCCCAGGATATCGGCTGTCCCCATCGGATTTCAGCGAGGATCGTGGCTTTGGTCGAATCGGCGCATTCCCGCTTCGACGATATCGGTCTTGTGGTGGCCCGGCCCGCCATGATGAACACGGAAGATGTGAACCGGAACGAGGGGAGGGCGCTCCTGATGGATAGAATCCTTTCCAAGCGAGCCGGTTAA